GCGAGAATCACCGCCTGATTATTCAGCCAGGCATTTTCTTTTTCGGTGTAGGCTTTCTGAGCTGTCAAAAAAACCTTTTCTTTTTGTTCCGTATCCTGCTTATACGTTGATTGTTTCGCATAATCGTTCAAATAATCCTGGACAACTTTATACTGTTCAAGCATATTTGTACGTTTCGTTTGTTTATCGGGCAGCGTGCTTACCGCTTCGTCCAGCTCCGCGATTGTTTTTTCGTTTGCCTCAGTTGTTTCGGTTTTTTTCTGCAGGTCTGTTTTTACCGCTTCCAGATCTGCGGCTGCCTTTTTGCCTTGCTGCGCTAATTGCTCGAGGTTATTTTTCCGCTCGTCCAGTTCTTTGACAGGCTGCAGAAATCCTTTTAACCGCTCAAGCTGTTTACCGGCGTTTTCCCGTTCGTCTTTCCGGTTCTCCTCCTGCTGATAAGCAGTCTCGGCTTTCGCACGCTTTTCTTCGGCTATTTTAGCCGCCGAGTCCGCCTGTTGTAAAATAACCGTCTTTTCCTGTTCATCCTTTTTCCAGTCAGTTACCTGCTTCTCATACACTTCCAGTTGGCTTGCCCGCTCGGCGTTTTCCAGCTGCTTTTCTTTTTCCTTGTAGGCCGGAACCTGCTCCTCGAGCCCCGTCAGTTCGGACTGTTTTTTGTCCAGATCAGCAAACTGGTCATTGAGTGCTTTTGCCTGATGCAGTTCCGTCTGTTTCTTGTCATGTTTCTGATAGGCAGTCTGATACGCCTGCTCATCGGCAGCTACCTTCTGCGTGTAATGCTCGACTTCCTCATCAAGCCCGGCAACAATCTGGTTGATATTATAATAGTCTTCAGCTAGCACCTGGAAAAGCTCCGCATCCTCGCGTGCCGGCAGTGCTGTATGAATGCTCTGAACAAAGTGGTCGCGCGACTGCTGTGCCTGCCTGAAATCCTGGTCCACCCGATTTTTCCGGTCACGCAGCAACTGACTTATCTGATTGTAGCTTTCCGTTTTGAAAAGCCTGCGCAAAATTGCTTCTTTATTTTCCGTTTGCGAGGTTAATAGTTTCCGGAACTCACCCTGTGGCAGCATAACAATCTGCTTAAACTGATCCTGCGTCAGCCCGATGATCGCCTCAACTTTTTTATCAATTTCGGAAACCATCTGCCGGTCGACACATGGGATTTCTTTTCCATCAACTATTTCATAAAACTCATACCGTTCCCCGGTCTTGGACTTATTCCCTTTTTTCACATGTCCAAGCTGGCGCAGGATCCGGTAATGCCTGCCATGCAATTCAAATTCCAGCTCAATCGATGTATGTGTATCATCATTCGCAAAATCACTGCGCAGCATCCGGTTATCTTCCCGGTCTGTTCCGCTTGCACTGCCGTATAAAGCAAAACAAATCCCATCAAAAATCGTCGTTTTTCCGGCACCTGTATTCCCTGAAATGACAAACAGATTGTTCGCTTCAAGTTCCGTAAAATCAACCGTTTCTGTCCGTTTATATGGCCCGAATGCCGTCATCGTTAATTTCAATGGTCTCAACGTTATTCCCCCTCTCCGAATCTAGTTTTTCACGGTTTCCCGTTCTTCTTTTAACAATTCATCGAGCACCTCTTTGAAAATATCTTCCATATCCGTTGACGCCTCGTGCCCTTTTACTTCTTTATAAAACGCCTTAAACAGCTCCAGATCACTCATCTCCGTACGGCTCGTCCGAATATCGCTTTCAGGCTGATCCGGCGCAGCCAAATAGTTCCCGCGCTCAACATGCATCGCATTCGGATACACCGACCGTATCCGCTCCATCGGCGAAAGCACCGGCGCCTCATCCAGCAGCCGTACAAACACATAATCATCACTAACCGGATGAGTCAGCAGATTCTCCAGTGTATCCTCCACCCGCCGGATATCCCTAAGCGGCGTGAGCGAACGCTTCTCAACCGTCACATTCCCATCCGCATCCATCTCCACAACATGATACCCCTTGTTATGATTTGCTTCCGACACCGAATACTTCAAAATCGACCCCGAATAACGCACCCTCTCATCATGCACATGATGTGCCTGGTGCAAATGTCCAAGCGCCGTATAGTTGAATTGGGAAAATAGACGGGCATCCACATACTCCGCTCCCCCGATAGAAAGCGGCCGCTCCGATTCACTCGTGTTCTCCTCTTCTTCGCCAAACGGCGTGACAAAAGCATGCCCAATATACACATGCCTGGCGTCGGGATCCATGTTCGTGCTGATATTTTCAATGATTTTTTGCGCAGCGTCATTATGGCTGCGAATTGTCTCATCCTCAAATGTCGTGCGCACCACACTCGGATCACAATACGGAACAAGATGAAAATGCACCTCGCCATGTTCATCATTCAGTATAACCGGCTCCGTGTTGTCCGTGAAATTACCAACAATATGAAACCCATTCTGCTCCATAATCCTGCTTCCGAAATTGAGCCGGCTTGGGCTATCGTGGTTCCCCGCCACCGCCAGCACCGGCGTCTTAAGTTTCAGCACAATCGTCTCCAGCACCTTATCCAATAAGTGCACAGCCTCAGTCGGCGGCACCGCGCGGTCATACAAGTCGCCGGCAATAATCACCGCATCCGGCTGCTCCTCTTCAATGGCTTTGGTGAACTGCTTGAGCACATACTCCTGATCTTCTGTCATATACACGCCCTGGACCAGCTTTCCCAAATGCCAATCTGCCGTATGAAAAAATTTCATTACACCTCACTCCTTTTGCGATCAATTCTATCATTCTATTATAGTATAAAAATGGTGTGCTTTGGTTTAATATTGCGAATCGAAATTTTTCCAGCCACCGAATTGCTGACTGAAATTTTGAACTTGAGCGGGAAAACTGTGAACCTGGGCGAAATATTTGTGAACTTGAGCCGATTTCACTACATTTTGAGCCAAATCTGTGACAACTTGAGCCAAAATCACTATTCTGTTAGTTTTTCAAGGTCCAGACGATACCGCATCCCGCTTCCAACTCCAACCTTATCTAATCCTTCTGCTTGTAAACTCTTTCTCGTAATACTATTTGAATCTAGTTTCAAAAAACCCCGGGCTTCCCTATTATTAATGTACTCTCCAACTAACAATCTATAATCGCAGAGGGTAGGGCGATGAGCTGTTTTCGACCTTAATCCGCAGTTCTCACATAGCCATTTACCACTTTTCCAAATCATCGGAATACTGCCGCACCCCGGGCAAAACACACCCTTTATCAAATCGTCAGTTGTAATACCTTTCTTTTCCATCTCGTTATATTCCTCTGGACGGTGATCCTCCAACAGGTGATAGGAAAGCTTCATTAGATGATCATCAGAAAGACATTTCAATTTATTTTTTTCAATAAATGAATCAATTTTAGGAAGAACTTTATCTCGGTGCATGACAATATCGGAAATGATTTTATTGTTGGACAGATTCCTGAGGTAAGTGTCGTTGCTGCTGAACACAACAATTTTTTCAATCGGGACTGTGGGGTAGTTCATTTCACGGAGGTAGTTCAACAATCTTCTATGCTGCAGATTCACTTGAAAAACGGGATTACCGAAATTTTTAATTTCATCGTTTAATTCCCTGTATGCTTGACCCATTTCATCAAAATTCACGTGATCATAAATATTTTTAACTTCAATAATAAGGAAAAAATAAATGGATAGGATTAGAAAGTCCAGTTGAAAGTGACCTTTATCGTCGGGGATTCGCAGGTAATGAAATATCAGGAAGTCATCTTCCGGGAGAAAATTCAAATGGAATATCAGTGACTCCTCACCTTTGTAACCGGAGGACAGCTTGGCGGCGTCTGAATTGATGGATTGTTTTTCCGGATGTGTGTCAGCAATACGCCGATCCAGAGCCAGTGCTTTTTGGATATGAACGGGGAATG
The genomic region above belongs to Virgibacillus doumboii and contains:
- a CDS encoding nuclease-related domain-containing protein, which translates into the protein MYVKPLTFPVHIQKALALDRRIADTHPEKQSINSDAAKLSSGYKGEESLIFHLNFLPEDDFLIFHYLRIPDDKGHFQLDFLILSIYFFLIIEVKNIYDHVNFDEMGQAYRELNDEIKNFGNPVFQVNLQHRRLLNYLREMNYPTVPIEKIVVFSSNDTYLRNLSNNKIISDIVMHRDKVLPKIDSFIEKNKLKCLSDDHLMKLSYHLLEDHRPEEYNEMEKKGITTDDLIKGVFCPGCGSIPMIWKSGKWLCENCGLRSKTAHRPTLCDYRLLVGEYINNREARGFLKLDSNSITRKSLQAEGLDKVGVGSGMRYRLDLEKLTE
- a CDS encoding exonuclease SbcCD subunit D, with the protein product MKFFHTADWHLGKLVQGVYMTEDQEYVLKQFTKAIEEEQPDAVIIAGDLYDRAVPPTEAVHLLDKVLETIVLKLKTPVLAVAGNHDSPSRLNFGSRIMEQNGFHIVGNFTDNTEPVILNDEHGEVHFHLVPYCDPSVVRTTFEDETIRSHNDAAQKIIENISTNMDPDARHVYIGHAFVTPFGEEEENTSESERPLSIGGAEYVDARLFSQFNYTALGHLHQAHHVHDERVRYSGSILKYSVSEANHNKGYHVVEMDADGNVTVEKRSLTPLRDIRRVEDTLENLLTHPVSDDYVFVRLLDEAPVLSPMERIRSVYPNAMHVERGNYLAAPDQPESDIRTSRTEMSDLELFKAFYKEVKGHEASTDMEDIFKEVLDELLKEERETVKN